In one window of Branchiostoma floridae strain S238N-H82 chromosome 14, Bfl_VNyyK, whole genome shotgun sequence DNA:
- the LOC118429972 gene encoding beta-1,4 N-acetylgalactosaminyltransferase 2-like: MSPGRVSRLFRSGLLFFVGGFCGYYLSHSEWHSFNLTAVSVAKSGPDSIKAPSGYEVKMIMRRLRREEEDIPTKKETPCKCTGQRLSDHLSPSELANKQKELAASLERFEKRRIDLRDVYNQVEGSSPISYPAHGVYCRPRRTVRLKVRLQYAGFNETIPIHVQQVQLPWLYDPKGGKFQDRVTVVVKTFLRYSNLKRLIASIHELYPGTRMVIADDTPSELFTSVQAPNVDQFQMPEKTGYFAGRNLGLSQVSTEYFVYADDDHFIRNDTRLDMFVSLLDKTNFHLVSSKIEDESWRFSTTFEITGDNGDSCLVEQFKTKHFHEIPGFPGCYANEKGENFFMASTNEMKSTGFDPDPALSRIGHEELFFSALGRLRTAACRNNVVGHNRTGPEFKQAHYERFRRPGKETKALKSKYSLLKHNLACTQIGPHRRGNRTEAKPKK; encoded by the exons ATGAGTCCAGGTCGAGTATCACGGCTTTTCCGCAGCGGTCTTCTATTTTTCGTTGGTGG GTTTTGTGGCTACTATTTGTCCCATTCCGAATGGCATTCGTTCAACTTGACAGCCGTCTCAGTAGCTAAAAGTGGACCGGATTCCATAAAAGCTCCGTCGGGTTACGAAGTCAAAATGATCATGCGTCGCCTTCGTCGGGAAGAGGAAGACATTCCGACAAAAAA AGAGACTCCTTGTAAGTGTACCGGACAGAGACTATCAGACCACTTGTCACCATCGGAACTGGCAAATAAGCAGAAAGAGCTAGCAGCAAGTTTGGAAAGATTTGAGAAACG GCGTATTGACCTAAGGGATGTTTACAACCAAGTGGAAGGATCTTCACCAATCAGCTACCCGGCTCACGGTGTGTACTGCAGGCCAAGAAGGACGGTCAGGTTAAAAG TGCGGCTTCAATACGCTGGTTTCAATGAAACTATACCGATACACGTCCAGCAGGTACAGTTGCCCTGGCTATATGATCCAAAAGGAG GGAAGTTTCAAGACAGAGTGACTGTGGTGGTAAAGACCTTCTTACGGTACAGCAATCTCAAACGGCTCATCGCCTCCATTCACGAGCTCTACCCAGGGACGAGAATGGTCATTGCAGACGATACCCCCAGCGAGCTCTTCACCAGTGTCCAAGCACCTAACGTCGATCAATTCCAGATGCCAGAAAAGACG GGTTACTTCGCCGGCCGAAATCTGGGGTTATCACAAGTGTCAACAGAATACTTTGTGTATGCCGACGATGACCACTTCataagaaatgacacaagactGGACATGTTTGTATCACTGTTGGACAAAACAAACTTCCATCTG GTGAGCTCAAAGATCGAGGATGAGAGTTGGAGGTTTTCTACCACGTTTGAAATTACCGGGGACAATGGCGACAGCTGCCTAGTGGAGCAATTTAAGACCAAACACTTTCATGAGATCCCGGGGTTCCCTg GTTGTTACGCCAACGAAAAAGGCGAAAATTTCTTCATGGCGTCAACAAATGAGATGAAGTCCACCGGATTCGATCCAGATCCAGCATTGTCCAGGATAGGACACGAAG AACTATTCTTCTCGGCACTTGGAAGGCTCCGGACTGCCGCTTGTCGCAACAACGTCGTTGGGCACAACCGCACAGGGCCCGAATTCAAACAAGCGCACTATGAGAGGTTTAGACGCCCCGGAAAAGAAACGAAAGCTTTAAAGTCCAAATATAGCCTGTTAAAGCATAACCTGGCCTGTACACAGATAGGTCCTCATCGGCGGGGTAATAGAACTGAAGCTAAGCCAAAGAAGTAA